One window of Catonella massiliensis genomic DNA carries:
- a CDS encoding DUF4160 domain-containing protein yields MPTISMFYGIVIRMYREIGGKHNLPHIHAEYQNDEVVVSLNGDVLEGQIPNKKLKLVLAWLEIHNDELYANWQLLSNGERSFMIDPLR; encoded by the coding sequence ATGCCAACAATATCAATGTTTTACGGTATAGTCATCAGGATGTACAGAGAAATTGGTGGTAAACATAATCTTCCACATATTCACGCTGAATATCAAAATGATGAAGTTGTTGTAAGTCTTAATGGAGATGTTTTGGAAGGACAAATACCAAACAAAAAATTAAAACTTGTTCTGGCTTGGTTAGAAATACATAATGATGAACTTTATGCTAATTGGCAATTACTTAGTAACGGCGAGAGAAGTTTTATGATTGACCCATTAAGATGA
- a CDS encoding V-type ATP synthase subunit K: MFMSGLGLFFAVLGAALAAGVAGAGSAKGVGIAGQAAAGVVTDDPSQFGRVLVLQLLPGTQGIYGLLIAFIALLNLGVIGGNVQEISLVKGLAYFAACMPIAIAGYVSAVFQAKAAVASIALAAKRPDQFGKSMIFPSMVETYAILALLVSFLALIGVNGMNF, from the coding sequence ATTTTTATGTCAGGTTTAGGTCTTTTCTTTGCAGTTCTTGGTGCTGCACTAGCAGCAGGTGTTGCAGGTGCCGGTTCAGCTAAGGGTGTTGGTATTGCAGGTCAGGCTGCAGCAGGTGTTGTTACTGATGATCCTAGCCAGTTCGGTCGTGTTCTTGTATTACAGCTTCTTCCTGGTACACAGGGTATTTATGGTCTTCTCATTGCCTTCATCGCACTCCTTAACCTTGGAGTAATCGGTGGTAATGTTCAGGAGATTTCACTTGTTAAGGGACTTGCTTATTTTGCAGCTTGTATGCCTATAGCTATTGCAGGCTATGTATCTGCTGTATTCCAGGCTAAGGCTGCTGTTGCTTCTATCGCACTTGCAGCAAAGCGCCCTGACCAGTTCGGTAAGTCAATGATCTTCCCTTCAATGGTTGAGACTTATGCGATCTTAGCACTTCTTGTTTCCTTCCTTGCACTCATCGGTGTTAATGGAATGAATTTCTAA
- a CDS encoding V-type ATP synthase subunit B, protein MAKEYRTIQEVAGPLMLVRGVTDVAYDELGEIELADGSRRRCRVLEIDDGNALVQLFESSTGINLESSKVRFLGRSMEIGVSEDMLSRVFDGLGRPIDGGPEILPEERRDVAGLPMNPAARSYPEEFIQTGVSAIDGLNTLVRGQKLPIFSGSGLPHAELAAQIARQAKVVGTDEPFAVVFAAMGITFEESNYFVESFKETGAIDRAVLFMNLANDPAVERIATPKMALTTAEFLAFEKGMHVLVILTDITNYADALREISAARKEVPGRRGYPGYMYTDLATMYERAGRQNGKNGSITMIPILTMPEDDKTHPIPDLTGYITEGQIILSRDLYRKKIEPPINVLPSLSRLKDKGIGEGKTRADHANTMNQLFSAYARGKDAKELMVILGEAALSDIDKLYAKFADEFEATYVSQGFRTDRSIEETLNIGWDLLRILPRSELKRIRDEYLDKYYDKK, encoded by the coding sequence ATGGCAAAAGAATATAGAACAATACAAGAGGTTGCCGGTCCTCTTATGCTCGTACGCGGCGTAACTGATGTCGCATACGATGAACTCGGTGAAATTGAGCTTGCTGATGGCAGCAGGCGTAGGTGCAGGGTACTTGAGATAGACGACGGTAATGCTCTCGTACAGCTTTTCGAGTCTTCAACAGGTATCAACCTTGAGAGCTCTAAGGTGCGTTTCCTTGGAAGAAGCATGGAGATTGGTGTATCTGAGGATATGCTCTCTCGTGTCTTTGACGGTCTTGGACGTCCTATCGATGGCGGTCCGGAAATCCTTCCTGAGGAAAGACGTGACGTAGCAGGTCTTCCTATGAACCCAGCTGCAAGAAGCTACCCTGAAGAGTTCATTCAGACTGGTGTATCCGCTATTGACGGACTTAATACACTTGTACGTGGACAGAAGCTCCCTATATTCTCAGGTTCAGGTCTTCCACACGCTGAGCTTGCTGCACAGATTGCACGTCAGGCAAAGGTTGTAGGAACAGATGAGCCATTTGCGGTTGTATTTGCAGCTATGGGTATCACCTTTGAAGAGTCTAACTACTTTGTAGAGTCATTCAAGGAAACAGGAGCTATTGACAGGGCTGTTCTCTTTATGAACCTTGCAAATGACCCTGCTGTAGAGCGTATTGCTACCCCTAAGATGGCACTTACCACAGCTGAGTTCCTTGCTTTTGAAAAGGGAATGCACGTACTTGTTATCCTTACAGATATTACCAACTATGCGGATGCTCTTCGTGAGATATCAGCAGCTCGTAAGGAAGTTCCAGGACGTCGTGGATATCCTGGTTACATGTATACTGACCTTGCTACTATGTATGAGCGTGCAGGCCGTCAGAATGGAAAGAACGGATCTATCACAATGATTCCTATTCTTACCATGCCTGAGGATGACAAGACTCATCCAATTCCTGACCTTACAGGATATATTACAGAGGGACAGATTATTCTTTCCCGTGATCTTTATCGTAAGAAGATTGAGCCACCTATCAACGTTCTCCCATCTCTTTCCCGTCTTAAGGATAAGGGTATCGGTGAGGGCAAGACCAGAGCAGACCATGCAAATACCATGAACCAGCTCTTCTCAGCTTATGCTCGTGGTAAGGATGCTAAGGAGCTTATGGTCATCCTCGGTGAGGCAGCTCTTTCAGATATAGACAAGCTCTATGCTAAGTTTGCAGATGAATTTGAAGCTACCTATGTATCACAGGGCTTTAGAACAGACAGAAGCATCGAAGAAACCTTAAACATCGGCTGGGATCTCCTTCGTATCCTTCCTAGAAGTGAGCTGAAGAGAATTCGTGACGAGTACCTTGATAAGTACTACGATAAGAAGTAG
- a CDS encoding DUF2442 domain-containing protein yields the protein MLQPKLISVTPKDNYRLLLVYETGEQKLFDVKPYITGEWYGELKDLNNFNSVRVANHTVEWNGGQDISPHELYEDSISIV from the coding sequence ATGTTACAACCTAAATTAATAAGCGTTACTCCAAAAGATAACTATAGACTTTTACTTGTGTATGAAACTGGAGAACAAAAACTATTTGATGTTAAACCTTATATTACCGGTGAATGGTATGGTGAATTGAAGGATTTAAACAATTTTAATTCTGTCAGAGTTGCAAATCACACCGTAGAATGGAATGGTGGCCAGGACATTTCTCCTCATGAACTTTATGAAGATTCCATAAGTATTGTTTAG
- a CDS encoding sodium-dependent transporter, giving the protein MPEKSSRERLESRLGFILISAGCAIGIGNVWKFPYLAGQNGGGIFVLIYLFFLAVLGIPVMTMEFSMGRASRKSPIHLYKRIAPRGSKWNLHGIVCMAGNYILMMFYTTVAGWMLKYFVSMARGDFEGLDKDGATGLFGGMLSSPSIQVGYMAVVVIVGFFINSLGLQKGLEKVSKWMMSSLLIIMVILAINSVLMKGSAEGLSFYLLPNVAKVSEIGWSKVIVSAMNQAFFTLSIGIGSMAIFGSYIGNERSLMGESVHIAVLDTFVAIVSGLIIFPACFTYGVQPDSGPSLIFITLPNIFNNMPLGRVWGSLFFVFMSFAAFSTVLAVFETILACTMDITGWSRKKASVVNCIAVFMLSLPCALGFNVLSFIEPLGKGTSFLDLEDFLVSNLILPIGSFIFVIFCISKRGWGWDNFVKEANKGKGLKVQSWMRGYMTYVLPVIVMALILLGLFYK; this is encoded by the coding sequence ATGCCGGAAAAAAGTTCAAGAGAAAGACTTGAGAGCAGGCTTGGCTTTATACTTATAAGCGCAGGCTGTGCAATCGGTATCGGAAATGTTTGGAAGTTCCCTTATCTTGCCGGGCAGAACGGAGGAGGAATATTTGTACTGATTTACTTGTTCTTCCTTGCAGTTCTTGGCATCCCTGTTATGACAATGGAATTCTCTATGGGAAGGGCGAGTAGGAAGAGTCCTATTCATCTGTATAAGAGGATAGCACCTCGGGGCAGCAAATGGAACCTGCACGGCATTGTATGTATGGCAGGTAACTATATACTTATGATGTTCTATACCACAGTTGCAGGTTGGATGCTTAAGTATTTTGTGTCAATGGCAAGAGGCGATTTTGAAGGACTTGATAAAGACGGGGCCACGGGACTCTTTGGAGGCATGCTTAGCTCTCCTTCAATACAGGTAGGCTATATGGCTGTTGTAGTAATAGTCGGCTTCTTCATCAATTCCCTGGGGCTTCAAAAAGGACTTGAGAAGGTAAGTAAATGGATGATGTCAAGTCTTCTTATTATAATGGTAATCCTTGCTATAAACAGTGTCCTAATGAAGGGAAGTGCAGAAGGACTTAGCTTTTACCTATTACCCAATGTGGCTAAGGTAAGTGAAATAGGGTGGTCAAAGGTTATAGTATCAGCTATGAATCAGGCATTTTTCACCCTCAGTATAGGAATAGGCTCTATGGCTATATTTGGCAGCTACATAGGCAATGAGAGAAGCCTTATGGGAGAATCTGTTCACATTGCGGTACTGGATACCTTTGTGGCAATCGTATCCGGACTTATCATCTTCCCTGCCTGCTTCACCTACGGAGTACAGCCTGACAGCGGTCCAAGCCTCATCTTCATAACCCTTCCAAATATATTTAACAATATGCCTCTTGGCAGGGTTTGGGGCAGTCTTTTCTTTGTGTTTATGAGCTTTGCAGCCTTTTCTACAGTGCTTGCGGTATTTGAAACCATTCTTGCCTGCACTATGGACATTACAGGCTGGAGCAGGAAGAAGGCCAGTGTAGTAAACTGTATAGCGGTTTTCATGCTTTCTCTTCCTTGTGCCCTTGGGTTTAATGTACTTAGCTTTATAGAGCCGCTTGGCAAAGGAACAAGCTTCTTAGATCTTGAAGACTTCCTTGTAAGCAACCTTATCCTCCCTATTGGTTCATTTATATTTGTCATCTTTTGCATCAGTAAGAGAGGCTGGGGGTGGGACAACTTCGTTAAAGAGGCCAACAAAGGAAAGGGGCTTAAGGTTCAGTCCTGGATGAGAGGCTATATGACCTATGTCCTTCCTGTAATAGTTATGGCTCTTATTTTACTTGGATTATTTTATAAGTGA
- a CDS encoding V-type ATPase subunit, with protein sequence MSEEYVYAVARIRSAELRLLTSSVLESLLAAKSYDECLRLLSDHGWDIDESMSLSTILKNERDKTWKFISELVSDPHVFDVFLYANDYHNLKAAVKSAAEQIDRDDIYFAKDQCSIDPEIIRKALGQREFSSLPSDMQKVAAEALDTLLHTGDGGLCDIIIDKAALTKIYESGKKSGNEILELYGELTVAAADIKTAIRACMIGKDISFLEKALAPCDSLNVDRLAKAATESLDAIYEYLSHTAYLDAVPEIKKSPSAFERWCDNLIIAKIRPQRHNPFSIGPLAAYILARENEIKSVRIILSGKVNNLSDDSLRERVRETYV encoded by the coding sequence ATGTCAGAAGAATATGTTTATGCGGTCGCGAGAATCCGCAGTGCTGAGCTTCGTCTTTTAACCAGCTCGGTTCTCGAATCTCTTCTCGCCGCTAAAAGCTATGATGAATGCCTTCGCCTGTTATCAGACCATGGTTGGGACATAGATGAATCGATGTCTTTATCCACCATACTAAAGAACGAGAGGGATAAGACTTGGAAGTTCATTTCTGAGCTTGTTTCCGATCCACACGTCTTCGATGTATTTCTCTACGCAAATGATTATCACAACCTTAAGGCTGCAGTTAAGTCTGCCGCTGAGCAGATAGACCGTGATGACATTTACTTTGCTAAGGATCAGTGCTCTATAGATCCCGAAATCATCCGTAAGGCGCTTGGACAGAGGGAATTTTCCTCACTTCCATCTGATATGCAGAAGGTCGCTGCGGAAGCCCTTGATACTCTTTTACACACAGGCGATGGTGGGCTTTGCGATATCATTATCGACAAGGCTGCACTTACTAAAATATATGAGTCCGGCAAAAAATCAGGTAATGAAATACTTGAATTGTACGGAGAACTCACAGTGGCAGCTGCAGACATTAAGACTGCAATAAGAGCCTGCATGATAGGTAAGGATATCTCTTTCCTTGAAAAGGCACTTGCTCCATGTGATTCTCTTAATGTAGACAGACTTGCAAAAGCTGCTACAGAAAGCCTTGATGCAATTTACGAATATCTTTCTCACACAGCCTATTTGGATGCAGTTCCTGAGATTAAGAAATCCCCTTCAGCATTTGAACGGTGGTGTGATAATCTGATAATTGCAAAAATTCGTCCACAGCGTCATAATCCGTTTTCAATCGGACCTCTTGCTGCTTATATACTTGCAAGGGAAAATGAAATAAAATCTGTGAGAATTATACTCTCAGGCAAGGTTAATAACCTCTCCGATGATTCTCTCAGGGAAAGGGTAAGGGAAACGTATGTCTAG
- a CDS encoding Dabb family protein codes for MVKHIVLWKLKEELSKEEKDKVKKEIKEGLLGLKGKIKEIVEIKVNTEGMEGSTVDVLLDTVFENEEALKTYAAHPDHVAVGMAKIKPFMAERICYDYEF; via the coding sequence ATGGTAAAGCACATTGTTTTATGGAAACTGAAAGAAGAACTAAGTAAAGAAGAGAAAGACAAGGTAAAAAAGGAGATTAAAGAAGGTCTTTTAGGACTTAAAGGTAAGATTAAAGAGATAGTAGAAATCAAGGTAAATACCGAAGGAATGGAAGGCTCGACAGTTGATGTACTGCTTGATACGGTATTTGAAAATGAAGAGGCACTTAAAACCTATGCTGCTCATCCTGACCATGTAGCTGTAGGTATGGCGAAAATCAAGCCATTTATGGCTGAGAGAATCTGCTATGATTATGAGTTCTAA
- a CDS encoding V-type ATP synthase subunit D → MATVNATRMELTRLKGKLITATRGHKLLKDKRDELMREFLDLVRKNKALREKVEEDLKNANKNFVIARSTMSDETVRVAFMAPKQELTVEVSTRNVMSVNIPQFETKTRTSDEGDIYSYGFAFTSSDLDTAVLSLSNIQKDLITLAEVEKSCSLMAAEIEKTRRRVNALEYVMIPTLQANIKMITMKLDENERSTQIRLMKVKDMMLEETHHYKEKQEILFNRITEE, encoded by the coding sequence TTGGCAACTGTTAATGCAACAAGAATGGAGCTTACGAGGCTTAAAGGTAAACTCATTACTGCTACCAGAGGACATAAGCTCCTAAAGGACAAGCGTGATGAGCTTATGCGTGAGTTCCTTGACCTTGTTAGAAAAAACAAAGCTCTGCGTGAAAAGGTTGAAGAAGACCTTAAGAATGCAAATAAGAACTTTGTTATAGCCCGCTCTACTATGTCAGATGAAACTGTAAGAGTTGCCTTTATGGCACCTAAGCAGGAGCTGACAGTTGAGGTAAGCACCCGTAATGTAATGAGTGTTAATATACCTCAGTTTGAAACAAAGACAAGAACCAGTGACGAGGGAGATATCTACTCATACGGTTTTGCCTTTACCTCAAGCGACCTTGACACTGCCGTCCTCTCTCTTTCAAATATTCAGAAGGATCTTATCACCCTCGCAGAGGTTGAGAAATCCTGCTCGCTTATGGCTGCTGAAATTGAAAAGACCAGAAGGCGTGTTAATGCTCTTGAATACGTTATGATACCTACCTTACAGGCTAATATCAAGATGATAACCATGAAGCTTGATGAGAACGAAAGAAGTACTCAGATAAGACTTATGAAGGTTAAGGATATGATGCTTGAAGAGACACATCATTATAAAGAAAAACAGGAAATACTCTTTAACAGGATAACTGAAGAGTAA
- a CDS encoding V-type ATP synthase subunit I, which translates to MSVLPMKRVFIAALKKDRKRILESLQRLGVIQINTDAGKEIFTGKDGEADTFFKQTDTSSAKTTFEKNAILATQALSVLDREAPVKSGMMDSFAGRDKMSCSDYEALVTKRDEIMDVVYDLNSLNKSKAEAEAEIPKLLNQRETLAPWLGFELPLDYKGTKHTRAFIGTFPAAYDQSSLQLAFAEKAPNVQKVDISIISSNEEQTCVLIICHNTDAKETEDALRALSFARPALPGVVPAEQEKSIAKELAKQEEIIKTSTNKIVELASRRSEITFMVDYFTMRADKYGVIGGLFQSKRVFCITGYIPEREVKTLDSAITSKFDCVVEYSNPSDDEDVPVKLSNNAYASPIEGVVAGYALPGKGEVDPTFIASLFYYGLYGLMLSDAAYGLIMVFATLFVLTKFKGRLEEGTKRMMQMFLGCGIGTTIWGFIFGSFFGDAIPKFTGTFLGKEVNLPYLLDPIKDPVTLLGIAFIIGIVHLLFGLGIALYTYLKQGKIIEAVFDVICWYLFFGGLLGLLLTTEMIQNMFKFSINFPQAVVTLFTVCAIVGALGILVMGGRESTNPLKRLLKGLYALYGISGYLSDVLSYSRLLALGLATGVISQVFNTIAVMPGGSLFGLIFFIVIFVVGHTINILINALGAYVHTNRLEYVEFFGKFYNGGGKEFVPFTENTKYFVVKEK; encoded by the coding sequence ATGTCCGTACTACCTATGAAACGCGTGTTCATAGCTGCCCTAAAAAAGGATAGAAAGAGAATTCTCGAGAGCCTTCAAAGACTTGGCGTAATTCAGATAAATACAGATGCAGGCAAAGAAATCTTTACCGGCAAAGACGGCGAAGCAGACACCTTCTTTAAGCAAACTGATACATCCTCTGCCAAGACTACATTTGAGAAAAATGCAATTCTTGCTACTCAGGCATTATCAGTCCTTGACAGAGAAGCACCTGTAAAATCCGGAATGATGGATTCATTTGCAGGCAGAGACAAGATGAGCTGTTCTGACTATGAGGCACTTGTAACTAAGCGTGACGAGATTATGGATGTGGTCTACGACCTGAACAGCCTTAACAAAAGCAAGGCCGAAGCTGAAGCCGAGATACCAAAGCTTCTAAATCAAAGAGAAACTCTTGCTCCGTGGCTTGGATTTGAGCTTCCGCTTGATTACAAAGGTACTAAACATACCAGAGCATTCATCGGAACATTTCCTGCTGCTTATGACCAGAGCTCTTTGCAGCTTGCGTTTGCCGAAAAGGCACCAAATGTACAGAAAGTAGATATCTCCATCATTAGCAGTAACGAGGAACAAACCTGTGTCCTCATTATCTGTCACAACACCGATGCAAAGGAAACAGAGGATGCCCTGCGTGCCTTAAGCTTTGCAAGACCCGCTCTTCCCGGTGTGGTTCCTGCGGAGCAGGAAAAGAGTATTGCCAAGGAGCTGGCAAAACAGGAAGAAATCATTAAGACTTCTACAAATAAGATTGTAGAGCTTGCATCAAGAAGAAGTGAAATTACTTTCATGGTCGACTACTTCACAATGAGAGCCGACAAATACGGCGTTATCGGTGGACTTTTCCAGTCTAAGAGAGTATTTTGCATCACCGGTTATATACCGGAAAGAGAGGTCAAAACTCTTGATAGTGCCATCACTTCTAAGTTTGACTGTGTTGTTGAATACAGCAATCCTTCTGACGATGAGGATGTACCTGTTAAATTATCAAACAACGCTTATGCTTCCCCTATTGAGGGAGTTGTTGCAGGTTATGCACTTCCCGGAAAGGGTGAGGTTGATCCAACCTTCATTGCTTCTTTATTCTATTATGGACTTTACGGCCTTATGCTTTCAGATGCCGCTTATGGTCTGATAATGGTATTTGCTACTCTGTTTGTACTGACTAAATTCAAGGGCAGACTTGAAGAAGGTACAAAGAGAATGATGCAGATGTTCTTAGGTTGTGGTATAGGTACAACGATTTGGGGGTTTATCTTCGGAAGTTTCTTCGGAGATGCAATACCTAAATTTACAGGAACTTTCTTAGGAAAAGAAGTTAACTTACCTTATTTACTCGATCCTATTAAGGATCCGGTAACCTTACTTGGTATAGCATTCATTATCGGTATAGTCCATCTTCTCTTTGGACTCGGAATTGCACTTTATACCTATTTGAAACAGGGTAAGATAATTGAAGCTGTATTTGACGTAATATGCTGGTATCTTTTCTTTGGCGGTCTTTTGGGGCTGTTACTTACTACAGAAATGATTCAAAATATGTTCAAGTTCAGCATTAACTTCCCACAGGCAGTTGTCACACTCTTCACAGTATGTGCCATTGTCGGAGCGTTGGGAATACTCGTAATGGGAGGCAGAGAGTCGACCAATCCTCTTAAGAGGCTTCTTAAAGGTCTTTATGCACTTTACGGCATAAGCGGATATTTAAGTGACGTACTCTCCTACTCAAGACTTCTTGCTCTCGGTCTTGCTACAGGTGTTATTTCTCAGGTATTTAACACAATCGCAGTTATGCCGGGCGGAAGCTTATTTGGACTTATATTCTTCATAGTAATATTTGTCGTAGGACATACCATTAACATTCTAATCAATGCGCTTGGTGCTTATGTACATACCAACCGTCTTGAGTACGTTGAGTTCTTTGGTAAGTTCTATAACGGTGGCGGAAAGGAATTTGTCCCTTTCACCGAAAATACAAAATATTTTGTAGTTAAAGAAAAATAA
- a CDS encoding V-type ATP synthase subunit F, which translates to MSRIAVMGDIDSIYGFGALGFDTFPFTDQAEAAKKLRELADMDYSIIYMTEALAEKLSDLIDHYREELLPAIILIPGVSGNTGKGIELVKKSVEQAVGSDIIFNN; encoded by the coding sequence ATGTCTAGAATAGCAGTTATGGGAGACATAGATAGTATCTATGGTTTCGGTGCTCTTGGTTTTGACACCTTCCCTTTTACCGACCAGGCTGAAGCAGCCAAGAAGCTTCGCGAGCTTGCAGATATGGACTACTCCATCATCTACATGACAGAGGCTCTTGCTGAGAAATTAAGCGACTTGATTGATCATTATAGGGAAGAGCTGCTTCCTGCGATCATACTCATTCCAGGAGTTTCCGGCAATACCGGAAAGGGAATAGAGTTAGTTAAGAAGTCTGTGGAACAGGCAGTTGGTTCAGATATCATCTTTAATAACTAA
- a CDS encoding V-type ATP synthase subunit A encodes MNTGTIKKIAGPLVIARGMGGANMFDVVRVSEQRLIGEIIEMHGDEASIQVYEETSGLAPGAPVESTGHPMSVELGPGLIGSIYDGIQRPLDDIMKVTGGNLLSRGVEVPALKREKVWHFVPAKKVGDKVTHGDIIGTVQETQVVSHKILVPQGVEGEITEINEGDYKITDMVAKVKTANGETKEVGLMQKWPVRKERPYKQKLSPDMPLITGQRIVDTLFPIAKGGVAAVPGPFGSGKTVVQHQLAKWAEADIVVYIGCGERGNEMTDVLNEFPELIDPKTGHSLMERTVLIANTSDMPVAAREASVYTGITIAEYFRDMGYSVALMADSTSRWAEALREMSGRLEEMPGEEGYPAYLGSRLAQFYERAGRVKVLGEEDKEGSLSVIGAVSPAGGDISEPVTQATLRIVKVFWRLDANLAYQRHFPAINWLESYSLYNSMDPWFAKNISEDWVPCKNRVMAILQDESALKEMVQLVGEDALSAPDRLKMEVARSVREDLLQQNAFMEEDTYTSLHKQFMLMKLILTFYDICLEALDKGANINKLIAMEVREPIGRFKYTAEEKVDERFKEIEAALAKEADDVVQEVDF; translated from the coding sequence ATGAATACAGGAACAATCAAAAAAATCGCCGGACCTCTTGTTATAGCTAGAGGTATGGGCGGAGCAAATATGTTCGACGTTGTTCGTGTAAGTGAGCAGCGTCTTATAGGAGAAATCATCGAAATGCACGGTGATGAAGCTTCTATACAGGTTTACGAAGAGACCTCCGGTCTTGCTCCGGGAGCACCTGTTGAGTCAACAGGACACCCTATGAGCGTTGAGTTAGGACCTGGTCTTATCGGAAGTATTTACGACGGAATTCAGCGCCCTCTTGACGATATCATGAAGGTAACAGGAGGAAACCTCCTCAGCCGTGGTGTTGAAGTTCCTGCACTTAAGCGTGAAAAGGTGTGGCATTTTGTACCTGCTAAAAAGGTAGGCGACAAGGTTACACACGGTGATATAATCGGAACAGTTCAGGAAACTCAGGTAGTATCTCACAAAATTCTCGTTCCACAGGGCGTAGAGGGTGAAATCACTGAGATAAATGAAGGTGACTACAAGATTACAGATATGGTGGCCAAGGTAAAGACTGCAAACGGTGAGACTAAAGAAGTCGGCCTTATGCAGAAATGGCCTGTACGTAAGGAGCGTCCTTACAAGCAGAAGCTTTCTCCTGATATGCCGCTTATCACAGGACAGAGAATAGTTGATACCCTCTTCCCTATCGCTAAGGGTGGTGTTGCTGCAGTTCCGGGACCTTTTGGTTCAGGTAAGACAGTAGTTCAGCATCAGCTTGCTAAGTGGGCAGAGGCTGACATCGTGGTTTATATCGGTTGCGGTGAGCGTGGAAATGAGATGACTGACGTTCTTAACGAGTTCCCTGAGCTTATCGATCCTAAGACAGGCCACTCTCTTATGGAGAGAACAGTTCTTATTGCAAATACCTCAGATATGCCGGTTGCGGCTCGTGAGGCAAGTGTATATACAGGTATTACCATAGCTGAGTACTTTAGAGATATGGGATACTCAGTAGCTCTTATGGCGGACTCTACTTCCCGTTGGGCAGAGGCTCTTCGTGAGATGTCAGGACGTCTTGAAGAAATGCCTGGTGAAGAGGGTTACCCAGCTTACCTTGGTTCCCGTCTTGCACAGTTCTATGAGCGTGCAGGTAGAGTAAAGGTTCTTGGTGAAGAGGACAAAGAAGGAAGTCTTTCTGTTATCGGTGCGGTTTCCCCTGCCGGTGGTGATATTTCCGAGCCGGTTACTCAGGCAACTTTACGTATCGTAAAGGTATTCTGGAGACTTGATGCTAACCTTGCTTATCAGCGTCACTTCCCTGCAATCAACTGGCTTGAGAGTTATTCTCTTTATAACTCAATGGACCCTTGGTTTGCTAAAAATATCAGTGAGGACTGGGTTCCTTGCAAGAACAGAGTAATGGCTATCCTTCAGGACGAGTCAGCTCTTAAGGAAATGGTTCAGCTCGTTGGTGAAGATGCTCTCTCTGCTCCTGACCGTCTTAAGATGGAAGTTGCAAGGTCTGTAAGAGAGGATTTACTCCAGCAGAACGCATTTATGGAGGAAGATACCTATACTTCTCTTCATAAACAGTTTATGCTTATGAAACTTATACTTACTTTCTATGATATTTGTCTTGAGGCTCTTGATAAGGGCGCAAATATCAATAAGCTTATAGCTATGGAAGTTCGTGAGCCTATCGGTCGTTTTAAATATACTGCTGAGGAGAAGGTGGATGAAAGATTTAAGGAAATCGAAGCAGCCCTTGCTAAAGAAGCAGATGATGTAGTACAGGAGGTAGACTTCTAA
- a CDS encoding V-type ATP synthase subunit E, giving the protein MTGLEKITSEIKADADKSVAAIIDKANAEASGILAGAEKEAAEAVAKINHDVSVRLSASKSTAESAAALRKRRLILEEKQKLIGEVIEEAKNLIYALPDDVYFEKILKLAEKNVNPAEGTIIFNAKDLSRLPADFETKLNVVAVAKGGKLTVSKETRPIDGGFVLLYEGIDQNCSITSLFETHIESVQDKIQKLLF; this is encoded by the coding sequence ATGACAGGATTAGAAAAAATCACCAGCGAAATCAAAGCTGATGCTGATAAAAGCGTAGCCGCTATCATTGATAAGGCAAACGCTGAGGCTTCAGGCATACTCGCCGGTGCTGAAAAAGAAGCCGCAGAAGCTGTCGCGAAAATAAATCACGATGTTTCTGTTCGCCTGTCTGCCAGCAAATCCACTGCTGAATCAGCTGCTGCTCTTAGAAAGCGCCGTCTGATTCTTGAGGAAAAGCAAAAACTGATAGGTGAAGTAATAGAAGAAGCTAAGAATTTAATCTATGCTCTTCCTGATGACGTATATTTTGAAAAGATATTAAAATTAGCAGAAAAGAATGTAAACCCTGCTGAAGGTACAATCATCTTCAATGCAAAGGATCTTTCAAGACTTCCTGCTGACTTTGAGACAAAGCTTAACGTGGTTGCGGTTGCTAAGGGCGGAAAGCTCACTGTATCTAAAGAAACCCGTCCTATAGACGGCGGTTTTGTACTTCTTTATGAAGGTATAGACCAGAACTGCTCTATAACCTCACTTTTTGAGACACATATAGAGTCAGTACAGGATAAAATTCAGAAACTCTTGTTTTAA